A genomic stretch from Deltaproteobacteria bacterium includes:
- a CDS encoding YlxR family protein, with protein sequence MPSRKCLGCGVSFEKALLVRFVVKDGALCMVTGKDPGNGRGAYVCGNKKCAASAIDKKGAFARALKANSLKMPSTQEFLKLFK encoded by the coding sequence ATGCCGTCAAGAAAGTGTCTCGGGTGCGGCGTGTCATTTGAAAAGGCGCTGCTCGTAAGGTTTGTCGTCAAGGACGGGGCGCTTTGCATGGTTACTGGGAAAGACCCTGGTAACGGGCGCGGCGCTTATGTGTGCGGCAATAAAAAGTGCGCCGCTTCTGCAATTGACAAAAAAGGCGCGTTTGCAAGGGCGCTCAAGGCAAATTCTCTCAAGATGCCTTCGACGCAAGAGTTCTTGAAGCTGTTTAAGTAA
- a CDS encoding bifunctional oligoribonuclease/PAP phosphatase NrnA, giving the protein MSYKQVIEEINKSKRFIVVSHVSPEPDAVGSLLGLSLALKGMGKEVVPYLEDPLPDLCNFMPGNEIIVHSLKGEKPVDCTIAVDCGQLNRLGDGLVEFEGKGTIINIDHHATNNNFGEINIIDPKASAAGEMVYDLLKEAGAKITKEIATNLYVAIHTDTGSFRYDSATPGAFKRAGELVELGASPWEASRYLYEEYPKERFEMLSRVLSTLKLYEGGKVASLCVTLKMLKEVGATKDIVDGFVNFARSIKGVEVGVLVRENAPGEQKVSMRSKGKVNISSLAQVFGGGGHANAAGFTIKGEVEPTVIKVVDAVKDILKKQG; this is encoded by the coding sequence ATGTCGTATAAGCAGGTTATCGAGGAAATAAACAAGTCCAAGCGTTTTATCGTTGTTTCGCATGTGAGCCCCGAGCCCGATGCCGTGGGCTCTTTACTGGGTCTCTCTCTTGCCCTGAAGGGAATGGGCAAGGAAGTGGTGCCGTATCTCGAGGACCCGCTTCCGGACCTCTGTAACTTCATGCCGGGTAACGAAATCATCGTGCACTCGTTAAAAGGCGAGAAGCCGGTTGACTGCACCATAGCCGTTGATTGCGGCCAGTTAAACCGCCTTGGCGACGGGCTCGTCGAGTTCGAAGGCAAGGGCACGATAATAAACATAGACCACCACGCGACCAATAATAACTTCGGCGAGATAAATATCATCGACCCAAAGGCAAGTGCTGCAGGAGAGATGGTCTACGACCTTCTTAAAGAGGCAGGGGCGAAGATAACCAAGGAAATCGCAACGAACCTTTACGTTGCCATACACACCGACACCGGGTCTTTCAGGTACGATTCGGCAACCCCCGGGGCCTTTAAGAGGGCAGGAGAGCTTGTTGAGCTTGGCGCAAGCCCCTGGGAGGCGTCGAGATATCTATATGAAGAATATCCGAAAGAGCGTTTTGAGATGCTCTCGCGCGTGCTCTCTACTCTTAAACTCTATGAGGGCGGCAAGGTTGCCTCGCTTTGCGTTACACTTAAGATGCTAAAGGAAGTCGGCGCGACAAAGGACATAGTCGACGGCTTTGTGAACTTCGCCAGGTCCATAAAAGGCGTTGAGGTCGGCGTGCTTGTCAGGGAGAACGCCCCCGGAGAGCAGAAGGTAAGCATGAGGTCAAAGGGCAAGGTTAACATCTCTTCCCTTGCGCAGGTGTTTGGCGGCGGCGGGCATGCCAATGCCGCAGGGTTCACGATAAAGGGCGAAGTCGAGCCGACTGTTATAAAGGTCGTCGACGCTGTGAAGGATATTTTAAAGAAGCAGGGGTAG
- the nusA gene encoding transcription termination factor NusA, with protein MVLNLAHIIEQVGRDKGLDKNVLIEALKSAMLKAAEKRFGMNKAIEAHYDEDAGEIELFIFKTVVEKVNDPDHEISIDDAKDDDPDAELGDSLGVKIDAKEFGRIDAQTAKQIIIQKVREAERDMVFKEYNDKKGEIITGIVQRFERGDMVVDLGRTEAVLPKKEQVRRENYRTGERIRGLVIDVRSEVRGTQVVISRTHPGFLMKLFHMEVPEVYEGIVEIKGAAREAGERAKIAVHSKNADVDPVGACVGVKGSRVQAVVQELKGEKIDIIHWSEEPAILAKNALSPAQISKVLVDDVEHELEVIVPDDQLSLAIGKKGQNVRLAAKLTGWKIDIRTETQSKEGPREGLTPDERLKIEVEAAAKARQKEEEVEAKAAEELASLEGVGPKTVDALRAAGFNSIDDIVHAGVEGLSAIEGIGKKKAETIFAAAKAAAGE; from the coding sequence ATGGTACTAAATCTTGCGCACATAATTGAACAGGTAGGAAGGGATAAGGGGCTAGATAAGAACGTTCTTATCGAGGCGCTAAAAAGCGCCATGCTCAAGGCCGCGGAGAAGCGCTTTGGCATGAACAAGGCCATAGAGGCGCACTACGACGAAGACGCCGGAGAAATCGAGCTCTTCATCTTCAAGACCGTTGTAGAGAAGGTCAACGACCCCGACCACGAGATATCCATAGACGACGCCAAGGATGACGACCCGGACGCCGAGCTTGGCGACAGTCTTGGCGTAAAGATAGACGCAAAGGAGTTTGGAAGAATCGATGCCCAGACCGCGAAGCAGATAATCATACAGAAGGTCCGCGAGGCCGAGCGCGACATGGTCTTTAAGGAGTATAACGACAAAAAGGGCGAGATAATTACCGGCATAGTGCAGCGCTTTGAGCGCGGCGATATGGTGGTGGATCTTGGAAGAACCGAGGCCGTGCTCCCGAAGAAGGAACAGGTAAGAAGAGAGAACTACCGCACAGGAGAGCGCATAAGGGGCCTTGTCATAGACGTAAGGAGCGAAGTAAGAGGCACTCAGGTCGTGATATCGAGGACGCACCCGGGCTTCCTGATGAAGCTTTTTCATATGGAGGTGCCGGAAGTATACGAGGGCATCGTTGAGATAAAGGGCGCTGCCAGGGAAGCGGGCGAGAGAGCAAAGATAGCGGTTCATTCGAAGAACGCGGACGTCGACCCCGTGGGCGCGTGCGTTGGAGTAAAGGGCTCGCGCGTGCAGGCCGTTGTGCAGGAACTTAAGGGCGAGAAAATAGACATCATACACTGGTCGGAGGAGCCGGCAATACTTGCGAAGAACGCTTTATCTCCGGCGCAGATATCGAAGGTGCTCGTAGACGACGTGGAGCACGAGCTTGAGGTCATTGTCCCGGACGACCAGTTGTCTCTGGCAATAGGCAAGAAGGGGCAAAACGTCAGGCTTGCAGCAAAGCTTACAGGATGGAAGATAGACATCAGAACCGAGACCCAGTCCAAGGAAGGCCCGAGAGAGGGGCTTACCCCTGACGAGAGATTAAAGATTGAGGTCGAGGCCGCTGCAAAGGCAAGACAGAAGGAAGAAGAGGTCGAGGCAAAGGCAGCAGAGGAGCTTGCCTCCCTCGAAGGTGTCGGGCCAAAGACCGTTGATGCGTTAAGGGCCGCCGGATTTAATTCGATAGACGATATAGTGCATGCCGGCGTTGAGGGGCTTTCAGCTATAGAGGGGATAGGCAAGAAAAAGGCTGAGACGATATTCGCGGCTGCAAAGGCTGCCGCAGGGGAGTAA
- a CDS encoding DUF503 domain-containing protein, with amino-acid sequence MKVGVCHIGLLIHDSHSLKAKRMVLRKLTDNLRNRFNVSVAEVGSNDLWQRAELGVAVVGTDASHVNSQLDNVLNFIESMHVAEVVSQEIELINVAVPLSEEGGIG; translated from the coding sequence ATGAAGGTCGGGGTTTGCCACATAGGGCTTCTTATTCACGACAGCCATTCGCTAAAGGCTAAGCGCATGGTGCTAAGGAAGCTCACCGACAATTTGAGGAACCGCTTCAACGTCTCGGTTGCGGAGGTCGGCAGTAACGACCTCTGGCAGCGCGCCGAGCTTGGGGTTGCGGTCGTTGGCACGGACGCGTCCCACGTCAACTCGCAGCTCGATAACGTGCTAAACTTCATAGAGTCCATGCACGTGGCCGAGGTCGTGAGCCAGGAGATAGAGCTTATTAACGTCGCTGTTCCTTTGAGCGAAGAAGGCGGTATCGGATGA
- the infB gene encoding translation initiation factor IF-2 — MAKEKEKKEKDKKEKADSIAGVRVTKKIIRRRTSAADEQAPEPPHVEEPPKVEEAAPVVMAAPEAAAAVKEAVGEAKPSKGGKKAASKKIGKESLELPLTPPGESAKPEVPSGPIVIEKKAKEEGDDGGKDGKKREVKVFGKEDKREMLFYAKQPFKKAKQSFHDTKKKGSHATHAHAGARPMKKTEITVTKAEKRVVKMVDAISVSELSQKTGIKSSEIIKKLMGLGIMATVNQLIDFDAAALVATDFGFEVEKAEPEEETLLISGAEETADGERLHRAPVVTVMGHVDHGKTSLLDAIRTTNVVSGEAGGITQHIGAYHVHLDKGDVTFLDTPGHAAFTAMRARGAKVTDIVVLVVAANDGVMPQTIEAINHAKAAGVPIIVAINKIDLPDANSAKIRQSLTEYNLVSEEWGGETIFIEISAKKKIKIKELLELILLQAEMLQLKANKAAPARGVIVEAKLDKGRGPVATVLIQDGTLKVGDACIAGAYAGRVRAMVSDWGKRINEAGPSMPVEILGLPGVPLAGDIFSVVKDEATAKQIAAIRLRKVQEADRMKTAKVSLTDLYDKISRGEVRELNVVLKADVQGSIEALREALGKIESDKVTLKVIHTAVGGINDGDIMLAAASGAIIIGFNVRPQSKAAQLAEKEGVDVRLYNIIYNIVDDIKKAMEGLLAPIVTEEALGKVEIREVFKLSRSGVIAGCYVLEGKVTRTSKARLVRDSVVIYEGRIGSLKRFKDDVKEVQGGFECGLAIEGYNDIRAGDIIEVYELKEEAAKL; from the coding sequence ATGGCAAAAGAAAAAGAGAAAAAAGAAAAAGACAAGAAGGAAAAGGCCGACAGCATAGCCGGCGTTCGAGTGACGAAGAAGATTATCCGCCGCCGCACTTCGGCTGCTGATGAGCAGGCTCCGGAACCGCCGCATGTCGAAGAGCCGCCGAAGGTCGAGGAGGCCGCGCCTGTTGTTATGGCTGCGCCAGAGGCTGCTGCTGCCGTAAAAGAGGCTGTTGGCGAGGCCAAACCGTCGAAGGGCGGCAAGAAGGCTGCTTCCAAAAAGATAGGGAAAGAATCTCTTGAGCTGCCGCTTACGCCGCCTGGCGAGAGCGCTAAGCCCGAGGTCCCAAGCGGCCCGATAGTGATAGAGAAAAAGGCCAAGGAAGAGGGCGATGACGGCGGCAAGGACGGCAAGAAGCGCGAGGTAAAGGTCTTTGGCAAAGAAGACAAGCGTGAGATGCTTTTCTACGCCAAGCAGCCTTTCAAGAAGGCCAAGCAGTCCTTCCACGATACGAAGAAAAAGGGCTCCCACGCAACGCATGCGCACGCAGGCGCGCGGCCGATGAAGAAGACCGAGATAACGGTCACCAAGGCCGAGAAGCGCGTTGTGAAGATGGTGGATGCCATAAGTGTCAGCGAGCTTTCGCAAAAGACCGGCATAAAGTCGAGCGAGATCATAAAGAAGTTGATGGGGCTTGGCATCATGGCCACCGTCAACCAGTTGATAGACTTCGACGCCGCCGCGCTCGTTGCCACCGACTTCGGTTTCGAGGTCGAGAAGGCCGAGCCTGAGGAGGAAACGCTCCTAATATCTGGAGCCGAGGAAACGGCCGATGGCGAGCGTCTGCACCGTGCGCCTGTTGTTACCGTAATGGGCCACGTTGACCACGGTAAAACTTCTCTTCTCGATGCCATAAGGACGACCAATGTCGTAAGCGGCGAGGCCGGAGGCATAACGCAGCACATCGGCGCATATCATGTGCATCTGGATAAAGGCGACGTCACGTTCCTCGATACCCCGGGCCATGCGGCATTTACCGCGATGAGGGCAAGGGGCGCGAAGGTCACGGATATCGTCGTTCTTGTTGTCGCGGCCAACGACGGCGTTATGCCGCAGACAATCGAGGCGATTAACCACGCAAAGGCGGCTGGGGTGCCTATAATCGTCGCCATCAATAAGATAGATTTGCCCGATGCCAATTCGGCGAAGATTCGCCAGTCCCTTACCGAGTATAACCTCGTGTCCGAGGAATGGGGCGGCGAGACGATATTCATCGAGATATCTGCGAAGAAGAAAATCAAAATAAAGGAGCTTCTCGAGCTGATACTTCTCCAGGCCGAGATGCTGCAGCTTAAGGCCAACAAGGCGGCCCCCGCAAGAGGCGTAATCGTCGAGGCAAAGCTCGATAAGGGCAGAGGCCCGGTGGCGACCGTTCTTATCCAGGACGGCACGTTGAAGGTAGGGGATGCCTGCATTGCAGGAGCTTACGCCGGAAGGGTAAGGGCCATGGTAAGCGACTGGGGCAAACGCATTAACGAGGCAGGCCCTTCGATGCCGGTAGAAATACTCGGGCTTCCGGGCGTGCCGCTTGCCGGAGACATATTCTCGGTTGTTAAGGACGAGGCAACGGCAAAGCAGATAGCGGCAATCAGGCTAAGGAAGGTGCAGGAAGCCGACAGGATGAAGACCGCGAAGGTGAGCCTCACCGACCTCTACGACAAGATAAGCAGGGGCGAGGTCAGGGAGCTTAACGTCGTTTTGAAGGCCGATGTGCAGGGCTCGATAGAGGCGCTAAGAGAGGCGCTCGGGAAGATAGAGAGCGACAAGGTCACGCTAAAGGTCATACACACGGCGGTTGGAGGCATAAACGATGGCGATATAATGCTTGCCGCAGCATCCGGTGCCATAATCATAGGCTTTAACGTCAGGCCGCAGAGCAAGGCAGCGCAGCTTGCCGAAAAAGAAGGCGTTGATGTAAGGCTCTATAACATCATCTACAATATCGTAGACGACATAAAGAAGGCCATGGAGGGACTCCTTGCGCCGATAGTGACGGAGGAAGCGCTTGGCAAGGTGGAGATAAGAGAAGTCTTCAAGCTCTCCAGGTCCGGCGTGATTGCGGGCTGCTACGTGCTCGAAGGCAAGGTCACCAGGACGTCTAAGGCAAGGCTTGTGCGCGACAGTGTCGTCATATACGAAGGCAGGATAGGCTCTCTTAAGAGATTCAAGGACGACGTTAAGGAAGTTCAGGGCGGCTTCGAGTGCGGTCTTGCGATAGAGGGATATAACGACATCAGGGCCGGCGACATTATCGAAGTGTATGAATTGAAGGAAGAGGCAGCGAAGCTATAG
- the rbfA gene encoding 30S ribosome-binding factor RbfA, with translation MSHSRVERIGDQIREEIASMLVRGELKDPRIGFTTITRVKMSPDLKNAKVFFSVIGEGSDADTTLEGLKSAAPYVRRELARKLRLKYIPAVSFQYDASLAYAERIEGVLKEVKESDDAKERENE, from the coding sequence ATGAGTCACAGCCGCGTTGAAAGAATAGGCGACCAGATAAGGGAAGAAATAGCGTCCATGCTCGTGCGGGGAGAGCTTAAGGACCCGCGTATAGGGTTTACCACCATCACGCGCGTAAAGATGAGCCCGGATCTAAAGAACGCGAAAGTGTTCTTTAGCGTCATAGGCGAGGGCTCGGACGCGGACACAACGCTTGAAGGGTTAAAGAGCGCGGCCCCGTACGTCAGGCGCGAGCTTGCGAGGAAGCTTCGGCTAAAGTACATACCGGCCGTAAGTTTTCAGTACGACGCATCTCTTGCGTATGCCGAAAGAATCGAGGGCGTGCTAAAGGAAGTCAAGGAAAGCGATGATGCCAAAGAGCGGGAGAACGAGTGA